In Saprospiraceae bacterium, the sequence AGACTGAACCATTGATTGAAACGGTGGCAGGCCCATTGCCTTATGAAAAGATCCTTCCGACTCCAAAAATTAAAATTATAAATAGTGAAATTAAAGTAGCCTGGAAAGACCTCCGTTTTGATTTTGGATTTTGTACCGTGGAACATAAAATGAAACAGTTGAATAATCAGGTAGAGCTGAGGATGTACAATCAATGTTTAAGACCTGAATTTGACGCTATTAAAAATTATTTTTCCAAAAAATTAAACAGTAAGAAGATCAATGTAAAACTTCAGCTAAAATGCGATCAAGCAAACGTGATCGAATCAAGAGCTACCAGTAAAGAAATAGATTTGATCAATCCTTCGATCATTGAGTCGATTAAATTTGAAATGTTAAAAGAATTGCCGAAGAAAAAATATATGGAACCCATCGACAAGTCATTGTTTACCATGGACCAATATTTTGAATCTCTCAAGGATGAATCCTCAGGACTTGGAGCGTTCTATGATAAAGAGTCCATGTTGCTGGATGATATATTGTCCATAACCTCCACCAAACATTACAAGAATCTTCGGTATCTGTCTGATCTTCATGCACATCAGATTATGAAGCTTCGCTTTATTTTGAAACCTTTTTCATTTGTTTTTTTGATCGAAGGAGTCCGAGCATATCATATCATATGGGAGACGCTCAATACAGAAGAGGCCACTTATGTCTGGCATACAGAAAAGAATTTGCCCCACTTAAAAGGCATGTTGCAGCATGTCGAAGCGATTATACAGACCATCCAGGTACAGGGAAAACTCAGTTATATCCAATCTGGGGAATCAAATTATAAAAGAATATTTCATGATTATTCGAAATTGGTAGACGGCTTTGTAAAATGGAAGGGTGACCTTGAAAATATATTATATTAAGAAATATCCAGTATTAGAAATTTTAAAATTATGCACGAGCGAAATGAAAAGCGCTGTTAGATTTTAAAGCTGATTGTTTTTCAATTGCTTAAATTCGGAACATTGAATGATGAAGTGTCTTAAATCAGGATGGGTGCTGGTGTTTATGATCCAGGGAGTGGTTTTAATGGGCCAGGACATAACTAAGCTCTTGCCAACGGGGGTGCTCCAGGAATATAATGCACTTATAACCAAACTGGATTACAATAAAACGATCAAGCCGATTCTTTCTGACAAATGTTTTGCCTGCCATGGCAATGATGCTAATAAAAGACAAGCTGAGCTGAGACTGGACAAAGCAGCCAATGCCTATGGGGCGCTGCCGATATCTCCTGACAAAGTAGCCATCAAACCGTTTGACATAAATCAAAGTGAACTTGTTAGAAGGATATTGACGGCCAACCCTGACCAGCTGATGCCTGAACCAAAATCTAATCTCACCCTCACTCCCAGGGAGAAAGCCTTGCTGATCAAATGGATCGAACAAGGAGCGGAGTATCAACCACACTGGGCTTTTCTCGCCCCTGTGAAAAACGATCCTCCTGCCATAAAAGATATGAATTGGCCGCTCAATGCAATAGATCATTTTATCGGTCAGAAGTTAGAAATGGAGGGTTTGGTTCACAATGCTCCGGCCAGCAAAGAGATCATTTTGCGCAGATTGTCATTAGATCTCACCGGACTGCCACCCAGCCTGGAAGACCTTGCCCAATTTAAAAAGGATACCAGCTTTTTTGCTTATGAAAAACAAGTGGATAGATTATTGCAGTCGCCTCACTACGGAGAAAGAATGGCTGTGGATTGGCTTGACCTTGCCAGATATGCAGATTCACATGGGTATACGGTCGATCGACTGAGAGATATGACTCCTTACAGGGATTGGGTCATCCAGGCTTACAATGATAATCTGCCATATGATCAGTTTATTCAACAACAATTGGCGGGGGATCTGATGCCTCACCCAACCAAACAAATGATCATCGCTACAGCCTTTAATCGCAATCATCCTCAAAATATGGAGGGAGGTATCGTGGAAGAAGAGTTCCAGACTGAATATGTGATCGATCGCACTAATACCACGAGCGAAGTATTTATGGGATTGTCTTTTGGATGTGCCCGGTGTCATGATCATAAATTTGATCCCATATCACAAAAGAATTATTATGAGCTATTTTCTTTTTTTAATAATGTCAAAGAGTCAGGACAGATCGCCTGGAATGATGCCTTGCCTACGCCGACGCTTTTACTTCCATCTGAAGAACAAGAAAAAATAATATCCTTTATCCAGAAATCTATTGACCGGCAGGAAGATGAAAAGGCAAATTATACATTGCAACCCAACAGTCGCTTTGATCAATGGGTGAAGGAGGAAAAATATCGTGATCTGGGTAAGATGAATGTGCCGCTGGATGGCTTGATAGGGCAGTTTGATTTTGAAGATTCACTTTGCAACGTTATCACTGCTGATCGCGAGGCCACCATTCTCCGCGAAAACGACACGATTGCTGAAATAGCTCGCCTGGTGACTGGAGACAATGGGTTGGCTTTGATGCTGGACGGAGATGCCTATTTATTTCTCAAAGGTGTTGGCATATTTGGCAAAGCGGATCCGTTTAGTATCAGTCTAGGGCTAAAGATTCCTACGGAATTTGAAGAAGGAGTCCTTTTGCATAAATGTATTGCAGAGCGACTTTATAATTTTAAAGGTTATCATCTATATTATAAAAATGGGCGAATCGAACTAAGTCTTGCCCATACCGCTCCATCCAATGCCATCACCAAATGCACCATCGATACGATCCCAAAAGACCAATGGATACAGCTGGTCATGACCTATGATGGCTCGTCCCGCGCAGCCGGTGCAAGATTGTATCTGGATGGTGCTGAACTGAAGATGAAGACTACCATGGACCAATTAACCAAAGACATCCTATTCCACCAAAAAGAAGAGCCACCGCTGCAAATTGGAGGCTGGTGGCGTGGCAAAGGATTTAAACAAGGTCAGGTAGATGATGTCATGATATATAACAGAACACTAACCGATTATGAAATCAAAATATTAAGCAAAAATGCAACCTGGAAATCTTTGACTGCAAAATCCAAAGATCAACTTACTCCTGCTGAGCTCACAGTACTTAAATCTTATTTTATGAGCGTGTTGGATACGGTGGCTTTGAAAAATGCTGCCGAACTAACTGCCTTGAGAAAAAAATTGGTAGACACGGTGGAGCACATACCGGAAATCATGGTGATGCAAGAATACAAAGTGCCTAAGCAGACTCGTATTTTGCATCGGGGTGATTACAGTGATCCGGGTGATCCTGTATATCCAAATGTCCCTGATGGAATATTGCCGTTTGACCAAAAATATCCTAAAAACCGATATGGCCTGGCACAATGGCTTACAGATGCTAATCATCCACTGACAGCCAGGGTGATGGTCAATAGAGCCTGGCAAAGTATTTTTGGTACGGGACTAGTAAAAACTTCTGAAGATTTTGGTTTTCAGGGAGAAGCACCCAGTCACCCGGAGTTATTAGACTGGTTGGCAGTCTGGTTTGTACAGTCAGATTGGGATTACAAAAAACTAATCAAAATGATCGTGATGTCATCAACGTATCGACAAGATTCCCGTCGAGCTGAAATGGCCGCATCCAAAGATCCTGAAAATCGATTTTTGTCATCTGGGCCGGCCAATCGGTTGACCGCAGAAATGTTGCGAGACAATGTACTTTTTGCCAGCGGTATGATCAACTGTGAAGTCGGGGGCAAAAGTATCAAGCCGTATCAGCCACCTGGGCTTTGGGAGATTAACAGTGCTAATTATATACCAGACTCTACCCAACTGGCCTACAAACGCAGTATGTATATTACCGCCAAAAGATCCGTACCTAATCCGACGATGTCTACTTTTGACAGTCCGGACAGAAGTCAATGCCTGTCACGCCGGCAAAAAACCAATACTCCCCTCCAAGCCTTGGTCTTGCTGAATGACCCTACTTACCTTGAAGCGGCTTTGGTACTAGGCGTG encodes:
- a CDS encoding DUF1553 domain-containing protein, translated to MKCLKSGWVLVFMIQGVVLMGQDITKLLPTGVLQEYNALITKLDYNKTIKPILSDKCFACHGNDANKRQAELRLDKAANAYGALPISPDKVAIKPFDINQSELVRRILTANPDQLMPEPKSNLTLTPREKALLIKWIEQGAEYQPHWAFLAPVKNDPPAIKDMNWPLNAIDHFIGQKLEMEGLVHNAPASKEIILRRLSLDLTGLPPSLEDLAQFKKDTSFFAYEKQVDRLLQSPHYGERMAVDWLDLARYADSHGYTVDRLRDMTPYRDWVIQAYNDNLPYDQFIQQQLAGDLMPHPTKQMIIATAFNRNHPQNMEGGIVEEEFQTEYVIDRTNTTSEVFMGLSFGCARCHDHKFDPISQKNYYELFSFFNNVKESGQIAWNDALPTPTLLLPSEEQEKIISFIQKSIDRQEDEKANYTLQPNSRFDQWVKEEKYRDLGKMNVPLDGLIGQFDFEDSLCNVITADREATILRENDTIAEIARLVTGDNGLALMLDGDAYLFLKGVGIFGKADPFSISLGLKIPTEFEEGVLLHKCIAERLYNFKGYHLYYKNGRIELSLAHTAPSNAITKCTIDTIPKDQWIQLVMTYDGSSRAAGARLYLDGAELKMKTTMDQLTKDILFHQKEEPPLQIGGWWRGKGFKQGQVDDVMIYNRTLTDYEIKILSKNATWKSLTAKSKDQLTPAELTVLKSYFMSVLDTVALKNAAELTALRKKLVDTVEHIPEIMVMQEYKVPKQTRILHRGDYSDPGDPVYPNVPDGILPFDQKYPKNRYGLAQWLTDANHPLTARVMVNRAWQSIFGTGLVKTSEDFGFQGEAPSHPELLDWLAVWFVQSDWDYKKLIKMIVMSSTYRQDSRRAEMAASKDPENRFLSSGPANRLTAEMLRDNVLFASGMINCEVGGKSIKPYQPPGLWEINSANYIPDSTQLAYKRSMYITAKRSVPNPTMSTFDSPDRSQCLSRRQKTNTPLQALVLLNDPTYLEAALVLGVQMSQNADSVAAIKETYTMLTARDPSETELKLLVDFYLLEFQKFKKDATKAAGWLTPGLYKIDAGADTLKVAANAVLANMIMNSDATITKR